ATTAATAAAGATGGAGATGCAGAAAAATCTGTTGTTATTGATATGGTTAAAAATGGAGAATTTACATACGTAACAACTGTAAATCCTGCAGAATAATAGAATTATTCCCCGGTTTATCCGGGGGTTTTTTTAAGAAATTGGAGGTGTCGGCATTGAGTGGAGCTACATTTTTGCAAAATCTATTTAATGGGCTTATGTTTGGAGGATTATATGCCCTATTAGCAGTTGGATATACAATGGTATATGGTATATTAAGATTAATTAATTTCGCTCATGGAGATATTATGATGATGGGCGTATATTTTGCTTTTTATGCCTCTTTAATGGGTTCCCCATTATGGTTATCTATTATTATTGGAGTTTCTGGTGCTGCTGTATTAGGATTCTTAATTGATAGAATAGCCTATAAACCATTAAGAAATGCACCAAGAATTTCTGCGTTAATAACAGCTATTGGTATGAGTTTCTTTTTAGAAAGTATAGCAGTTGTTCTTTTTGGTGCAGTTCCAAAATCTTTTACAGCTGTGTTTAATGAAAATAATAAATGGATAATGGACAAAACATGGAATGTATTAGGTGCAAGAATTCCTGTAATGACATTTTTAATTTTCTTTGTAACAGCGATTATATTTTTTATTTTATTCTGGATTGTTTATAAAACGAAAATTGGTATGGCTATGAGAGCTATATCATCAGATATACCAACCACTTCTTTGATGGGAATTAATGTAGATATGGTTATAGGTTTTACATTTGCTCTTGGTTCTGCAATGGCTGCAGCTGGTGGAATAATGTGGGCTATGAGATATCCAAATGTACAACCTTATATGGGATTTATGCCTGGCTTAAAAGCTTTTATTGCAGCAGTTTTAGGAGGAATAGGATCGATACCAGGTGCTGTACTAGGAGGTTTTATTTTAGGGTTACTTGAAATATTCCTTGTTGCCTTAATGCCAGGAGCAGCTGGTTATAGAGATGCTTTTGCATTTATCATTCTTATAGTAATATTATTAATAAAACCAGACGGATTATTGGGTAAAAAATCCGTAGTAAAGGTGTGAGAGCATGAAGAAAATAAATTTGATTTTAACTCTTTCAACAATTGTATTATTTACCTTGTTTTTGTCTTATGCACAAGGGAATTTAGATGATTACACTTTGAGAATAATAACATTAATTCCTATATATGGAATTATGGCTGTAAGTTTAAATTTGATAAATGGAATTACAGGGATTTTTTCATTAGGTCATGCAGGATTTGTATTATTGGGAGCATACACATCAGCATTATTAACTCTTGAACCATTTCAAAAAGAATTATCATATATAATAGTCCCTATACAACCTTGGTTATTAAATTTACATTCTAATTTCTTAGTTGCTACATTAGCTGGTGGAGTTATAGCTTCAATCTTTGCATTTTTAATAGGTTGGCCTACATTAAAATTGTCTGGAGATTATTTGGCAATTGCGAGTTTGGGATTTGCCGAGATTGCTAGAGTATTAGCAAATAATCTTATAAGTGTAACCAATGGTCCTTTAGGATTAAAAGGGTTGCCTAATTATACAAATTTATATTGGTCTTGGGGTTGGTTATTAGTTACATTGATTGCTATTATTAGTTTGGTAAAAAGTTCATATGGGCGTGCATTAATTGCTATCAGAGAAGACTCAATAGCCGCAGAATCTATGGGTATAAATGTATTTAAGCACGAATTAATGGCTTTTGTATTTGGTGCATTTTTTGCTGGAGTTTCAGGAGCATTATATGCTCACTGGTTAACAACAATAGATCCTAGAATTACTACATTTGGGCCATTATTAACTTTCTATGTATTAATCATGGTTGTTCTTGGTGGTTTAGGTAGTATAACGGGTTCTTTAATAGGAGCAGGCGTATTTGCATTAATGTTTGAATATTTAAGATCTCTTGAAGAGCCTTTTGATTTATTTGGACTTCATGTACCAGGTATTCCTGGAATGAGAATGTTAGTTATTTCAGCATTATTCATATTTATTATGATTTTCTGGCAAAAAGGTATTATGGGAAGAGCAGAATTCTCTTGGGAAAAATTCTTAAAATTATTTGGTATAAAAGTAAAAAAACAATCATTAGCTGAGATATACCTAGGTAAAGAAGGTGAATCTAAATGAAAAAAATACTTGAGATGAACCACATTACAATGCAATTTGGAGGTTTGATTGCAGTAAATGATTTTAATAATCAACTATATGAAGGAGAATTATTAGGATTAATTGGACCTAATGGCGCTGGTAAAACAACAGCATTTAATGTAATTACAGGTATATATATTCCTACTAAAGGAAAGGTAATATATGATGGGATTGATATTACACCTTATAAGCCTCATGAAATAACTCATTTAGGTATATCAAGAACATTTCAAAATATTAGATTATTCCAAGACATGACTGTATTAGAAAATGTTATTGTTGCTCAGCATCATATGTTATCTAATTCCGATGTAGATAAAATTTTAAAGAAAAATGGGAAAAAACCAAAAGGTAGTTCGCTATTATGGTTTTTAAAAGCTTTAACGAAAATTGGATACTTTGGAAAAGAAAAAGAAATGATTAAAGAAGGCTTGCTATTATTAGAAAAAGTTGGGTTATTACATTTAGCCGAAGAAAAAGCTTCAGCTTTACCTTATGGTCTTCAAAGAAAACTGGAAATAGCTAGGGCATTGGCGACACACCCTAAAGTACTATTATTAGATGAGCCAGCAGCAGGTATGAATCCGCAAGAATCAGAAGAACTTATGCATTTTATTAGACAAATAAGGGATGATTTTAATTTATCTATATTATTAATTGAACATGATATGAAAGTGGTTATGGGGGTATGTGAAAGAATTTTAGTATTAGATTATGGCGCTATAATTGCAGAAGGAAAGCCAGAAGAAATACAAAAAAATCCAAGAGTTATAGAAGCATACCTCGGAGAGGAGTGGAAAGATGCAAAAGCGGAATGATATTGTTTTAGAAGTTAAAGATTTAAATATATTTTATGGAGCCATACATGCTGTTAAAGGTATTAATATAAAAGTTCCAAAAGGAAAGATTGTTACTTTAATTGGTGCAAATGGTGCTGGGAAAACTTCCACTCTTTCAGCTATTGCTGGTTTGGTAAAACCTAAAAGCGGAGAAATACTATATAAAAACAAAAATATAGCGGGAAAACCTTCTCATGAAATAAATAGACTTGGTATAGCTTTAGTTCCAGAAGGAAGGAGAATATTTCCTAACTTAACAGTTTATGAAAATTTAATGATGGGTGCTTATAACAGAAATGATAAAGAAGAAATAGAAAGAGATTTAAACTGGGTATTTAATCTTTTTCCAAGGTTAAAAGAAAGAATAAAACAACTTGGAGGTACATTGTCTGGTGGAGAACAACAAATGTTAGCTATTAGTAGAGCATTAATGGGAAAACCAGATTTGATAATGATGGACGAACCGTCTTTAGGGTTAGCTCCTGTTCTTGTTTCTGAAGTTTTTGATATAATAAAAGTTATTAACGAAAATGGAGGAACAATCCTTCTTATAGAACAAAATGCAGCGCAAGCATTAAAAATATCTCATTATGGTTATGTTTTAGAAACAGGAAAAATTATTCTTGAAAACGAATCTGACTTATTATTAAAAGATGAAAATGTACAAAAAGCATACCTAGGAATGGCATAATACGCCGTCACACTCCATTTTTATAAAGCAAAAGCTCCCGGATGAGAGCTTTTGCCATTATTTTTCTTTAGAAAAAATACCTCTTTTTTCTAAGAAAATTAATAAAGGTAAACCTAATACATAACAAGCAATGAGTTCTCCTATTCCAATCCAAAATACGGTTGGCCAGTAAGGAACATTTGCTAAAGGTGCAACATATGCAGAAACACCAAAAGCATTTACAATTACTGGTGGTAATGGAGCTAAATATTTATTAGGCATTTTGTAAGTTAAAAATGCAGCTAATAAAGTTAAAGCACTCCCAAGGAAAATATCTATAGCTCCAAATCCTCCAAAAATATTTGCCAACATTGCACCAATATATAGTGCGGGAATAAAAATAGGATTAAAAAAAG
The window above is part of the Marinitoga litoralis genome. Proteins encoded here:
- a CDS encoding branched-chain amino acid ABC transporter permease; the encoded protein is MFGGLYALLAVGYTMVYGILRLINFAHGDIMMMGVYFAFYASLMGSPLWLSIIIGVSGAAVLGFLIDRIAYKPLRNAPRISALITAIGMSFFLESIAVVLFGAVPKSFTAVFNENNKWIMDKTWNVLGARIPVMTFLIFFVTAIIFFILFWIVYKTKIGMAMRAISSDIPTTSLMGINVDMVIGFTFALGSAMAAAGGIMWAMRYPNVQPYMGFMPGLKAFIAAVLGGIGSIPGAVLGGFILGLLEIFLVALMPGAAGYRDAFAFIILIVILLIKPDGLLGKKSVVKV
- a CDS encoding ABC transporter ATP-binding protein; the protein is MQKRNDIVLEVKDLNIFYGAIHAVKGINIKVPKGKIVTLIGANGAGKTSTLSAIAGLVKPKSGEILYKNKNIAGKPSHEINRLGIALVPEGRRIFPNLTVYENLMMGAYNRNDKEEIERDLNWVFNLFPRLKERIKQLGGTLSGGEQQMLAISRALMGKPDLIMMDEPSLGLAPVLVSEVFDIIKVINENGGTILLIEQNAAQALKISHYGYVLETGKIILENESDLLLKDENVQKAYLGMA
- a CDS encoding ABC transporter ATP-binding protein, coding for MKKILEMNHITMQFGGLIAVNDFNNQLYEGELLGLIGPNGAGKTTAFNVITGIYIPTKGKVIYDGIDITPYKPHEITHLGISRTFQNIRLFQDMTVLENVIVAQHHMLSNSDVDKILKKNGKKPKGSSLLWFLKALTKIGYFGKEKEMIKEGLLLLEKVGLLHLAEEKASALPYGLQRKLEIARALATHPKVLLLDEPAAGMNPQESEELMHFIRQIRDDFNLSILLIEHDMKVVMGVCERILVLDYGAIIAEGKPEEIQKNPRVIEAYLGEEWKDAKAE
- a CDS encoding QueT transporter family protein → MFSLKTKNLVLAGVVAALYVALTVVLAPISYGPLQVRVSEALTVLPFFNPIFIPALYIGAMLANIFGGFGAIDIFLGSALTLLAAFLTYKMPNKYLAPLPPVIVNAFGVSAYVAPLANVPYWPTVFWIGIGELIACYVLGLPLLIFLEKRGIFSKEK
- a CDS encoding branched-chain amino acid ABC transporter permease, whose amino-acid sequence is MKKINLILTLSTIVLFTLFLSYAQGNLDDYTLRIITLIPIYGIMAVSLNLINGITGIFSLGHAGFVLLGAYTSALLTLEPFQKELSYIIVPIQPWLLNLHSNFLVATLAGGVIASIFAFLIGWPTLKLSGDYLAIASLGFAEIARVLANNLISVTNGPLGLKGLPNYTNLYWSWGWLLVTLIAIISLVKSSYGRALIAIREDSIAAESMGINVFKHELMAFVFGAFFAGVSGALYAHWLTTIDPRITTFGPLLTFYVLIMVVLGGLGSITGSLIGAGVFALMFEYLRSLEEPFDLFGLHVPGIPGMRMLVISALFIFIMIFWQKGIMGRAEFSWEKFLKLFGIKVKKQSLAEIYLGKEGESK